CGGTTTTGCCTGCCTGCACCTTTGCGTGTAAGTTTACCACAGGTTCATATCCTTTGTGAAAATAAATGTCCACGCGGGATCCGAAGGCTATGATGCCCACAGCCTGGCCTTGGGTCACCTGCTCGTCGACCTTGACATAGGGGATGATGCGGCGGGCCAGGAAGCCCGCTATCTGGACGATGAGGATCCTTTCGCCCTCATTCTCGAAGAGGATGTAGTTCCTTTCGTTCTGCACCTCGATATCCTTGCCGAAGGCCATGGCGAACTTGCCTGCCACGTGCTTCATCGAGATGACACGGCCGGAGCAGGGGGCCCTGTTGACATGGACATCGGTGGGCGACATGAATATGGCTATCCTCGTAACGCTGCCGCCAAGGAATTCCTCCTGAGTAACCTCGCCTATGTCGATCACGGTCCCGTCCGCCGGGGAAATGAGCGCATCCGCCCCTTCGTCGGTGCGCCGCCGGGGGTTGCGGAAAAAGTACAGGCAAAAGGATGCAAAGCACAGGACAAACAGCGAGAGAAAAAAGAACCTGCCTATCAGAAGGACGGCAACAAGAACAAGGGAGGGGATGATGATCCTCAGCCCCTCCCTTGCAATAAAAGGTTCTCTCAACCTTTTCTCCCGATCCAGCCCATCATGGAGCGAAGCTTCTTGCCGACCTGCTCGATGAGGTGTTCCCTGTCGATCCTGGTGACGGCGGTGTAAACGGGCCTTCCGGCCATGTTTTCCAGTATCCATTCCCGGGCGAACTCGCCGGACTGGATCTCGTCGAGTATAATTCTCATCTCTTCACGGGTCTCCTCGTTGATGATCCTTCTACCCCGCGTGATATCTCCGTACTCGGCCGT
This window of the Syntrophorhabdaceae bacterium genome carries:
- a CDS encoding phosphatidylserine decarboxylase, which translates into the protein MREPFIAREGLRIIIPSLVLVAVLLIGRFFFLSLFVLCFASFCLYFFRNPRRRTDEGADALISPADGTVIDIGEVTQEEFLGGSVTRIAIFMSPTDVHVNRAPCSGRVISMKHVAGKFAMAFGKDIEVQNERNYILFENEGERILIVQIAGFLARRIIPYVKVDEQVTQGQAVGIIAFGSRVDIYFHKGYEPVVNLHAKVQAGKTALARKKEVQ